Proteins from a genomic interval of Equus quagga isolate Etosha38 chromosome 13, UCLA_HA_Equagga_1.0, whole genome shotgun sequence:
- the SPACA4 gene encoding sperm acrosome membrane-associated protein 4, which yields MVLGWLLLLVTALPLGTTGAKDCVFCEISDSSSCPGTHMRCGDDEDCFTGHGVAPGVSPIINKGCVQATSCGQEQPISYMGVTYSLVTNCCYGQLCNGAPGPTGSRTAGVTTGLAPGVLLLLQHLL from the coding sequence ATGGTCCTCGGCTGGCTGCTGCTTCTGGTGACGGCTCTGCCCCTGGGCACGACAGGCGCCAAGGACTGCGTCTTCTGTGAGATCAGCGACTCCTCGAGCTGCCCTGGCACCCACATGCGCTGTGGGGACGATGAGGACTGTTTCACGGGCCACGGGGTGGCCCCGGGTGTCAGCCCCATCATCAATAAGGGCTGCGTGCAGGCCACTTCCTGCGGCCAGGAGCAGCCCATCAGCTACATGGGCGTCACCTACAGCCTCGTCACCAACTGCTGCTACGGTCAGCTGTGTAACGGGGCCCCCGGCCCCACAGGCAGCCGGACGGCGGGGGTCACCACCGGCCTGGCACCAGGCgtactgctgctgctgcaacATCTGCTGTGA
- the FAM83E gene encoding protein FAM83E, which produces MAASQLAALEEWESGTGTPLSQASPGSLYSEGQRLALEALLSKGAEAFEACVQREGLQPFLSGDELRGLAAAAEDWTAAKQEPGGAAEGVTTADGGSGSLTYWPGQSEEPVPTLQLGWPEDSTWKGITRAQLYTQPPGEGHPPLKELVRQEIQAARKLVAVVMDVFTDPDLLLDLVDAATRHWVPVYLLLDCQQLPAFLTLAQQLGVNPWATENLDIRVVRGCSFQSRWRQHVSGNVREKFVLLDGDRVISGSYSFTWSDARLHRGLVTLLTGEIVDAFSREFRTLYAASRPLPPAPTPSPFVGAHGGLQLVQSPHRVAHRHSVAPMLPPPPDGLLAQRLAACRVFEGDRQEAPAVVGPALSDILRSVQRARTPSGPPARPSRSLWDLSLLSQLSGSSDGDNEHKKSWDPKDTPAKALMRQRGAGGGPWGEADFRPLAWSQPWGGPLPLIPARRRLRYLSPTRRRFGEGAASKFPEPGGGRQPDWATWAGIRGRP; this is translated from the exons ATGGCGGCCTCCCAGCTGGCAGCGCTGGAAGAATGGGAGTCGGGGACCGGGACGCCCCTgagccaggccagccctggctcCCTGTATTCTGAGGGCCAGCGGCTGGCGCTTGAGGCTCTGCTGAGCAAGGGCGCGGAGGCCTTCGAGGCCTGCGTGCAGCGTGAGGGGCTGCAGCCTTTCCTGAGTGGGGATGAGCTCCGGGGCCTGGCAGCGGCGGCTGAGGACTGGACGGCAGCCAAACAGGAGCCCGGCGGGGCAGCAGAGGGCGTCACCACCGCCGACGGCGGCTCAGGCAGCCTGACCTACTGGCCTGGACAGTCGGAGGAGCCGGTGCCCACGCTGCAGCTGGGCTGGCCAGAGGACTCAACCTGGAAGGGTATCACCCGGGCACAGCTGTACACCCAGCCTCCGGGCGAGGGCCACCCACCCCTCAAGGAGCTGGTGCGCCAGGAAATCCAGGCCGCCCGCAAG ctggTGGCCGTGGTCATGGACGTCTTCACTGACCCAGACCTGCTTTTGGACCTGGTGGACGCTGCCACACGCCACTGGGTGCCCGTCTACCTGCTCCTGGACTGCCAGCAGCTGCCTGCCTTCCTGACGCTGGCCCAGCAGCTGGgggtgaacccctgggccactgag AACCTGGACATCCGCGTCGTGCGGGGCTGCAGTTTCCAGAGCCGCTGGCGCCAGCACGTGAGTGGCAACGTGCGGGAGAAGTTTGTGCTGCTGGACGGCGACAGGGTCATCTCGGGATCCTACAG CTTCACGTGGAGCGACGCGCGCCTGCACCGTGGCCTGGTGACGCTGCTGACTGGTGAGATCGTCGATGCCTTCAGCCGTGAATTCCGGACACTGTACGCGGCCTCCAGGCCGCTCCCGCCTGCGCCCACCCCGAGCCCCTTTGTGGGCGCCCACGGAGGGCTGCAGCTGGTCCAGAGCCCACACCGCGTGGCCCACCGCCACTCTGTGGCCCCCATGTTGCCACCGCCGCCTGATGGCCTGCTGGCCCAACGCCTGGCCGCCTGCCGAGTCTTCGAGGGGGACAGGCAGGAGGCCCCGGCCGTCGTGGGGCCGGCGCTCAGCGACATCCTGAGGAGCGTACAGCGAGCCCGGACCCCCAGCGGACCCCCGGCCCGGCCCAGCCGCTCTCTGTGGGACCTGAGTCTCCTGTCCCAGCTGTCAGGCTCTAGCGACGGCGACAATGAG CACAAGAAGTCCTGGGACCCCAAGGACACGCCAGCTAAGGCCCTGATGAGGCAGCGGGGTGCTGGAGGGGGCCCCTGGGGTGAGGCGGACTTCCGTCCGCTGGCCTGGTCCCAACCCTGGGGCGGCCCGCTGCCCCTCATCCCTgcccgccgccgcctccgctATCTGTCCCCAACGCGCAGGAGGTTTGGGGAAGGTGCCGCATCCAAATTCCCCGAACCCGGAGGCGGCCGGCAGCCTGACTGGGCCACCTGGGCGGGGATCAGGGGACGACCCTGA